In Nicotiana tabacum cultivar K326 chromosome 17, ASM71507v2, whole genome shotgun sequence, one DNA window encodes the following:
- the LOC107786447 gene encoding putative late blight resistance protein homolog R1A-4 isoform X10: protein MNKVVIEATPLEYLTGIKGTFGRCGSYSVIKSLCFITNAKNYGPFGCEAGTPFSLVMKEGGAIVGFHGRCGAYLDAIGVYLRKLTPPTLSKEPEAKNIEPNEHVVEEIEIHDENQVSYDQANSILVEPWGGNTGGSEWNYRLKSPIKEILIAHGDFIHSIIFRTITEQGSTIDSPKFGGDGGRRDKVVIKASPLVYLTGIKGTFGRCGSYSVIKSLCFITNAQNYGPFGSEAGTPFSLVIKEGGAIEGFHGHCGAYLDAIGVYLQKLTPPASAHEPEDKTIEPNEPMVEEIIETHDGSGSGDHKKGKITKYESKLPTMENQVSYDQADSILVEPWGGNIGGSEWNYKLKSPIKEILIAHGDVIDSIMFRTITEQGTTIDSPKFGGNGGRIYKVVIEATPLEHLTGIKGTFECFDGHSVIKSLCFITNANNYGPFGSEAGGTPFSLVMKEGVAIVGFHGRSGLYLDAIGVYLQKLASPTSTKEHTVEDIEIRDQVSLSALRKDIVNVLDFIESLKNEENQKAVDVDLIEKLKLELAIFCTYVQLSYLDLENFNYIMTRRRQEVETILYDFGYYMRLKQGMHHIHPRLVENMEYCISSCYLAKSSASMTGEQLDFLLLNLHHLSKYWAEQLSPFVTEYEILQNVCANIRDFHGLIVNGCVGHEIVEHVLPQFQLMAQRVGRFHWDDQFPGDSRLFKLAHLLLKIIPIELEVMHVCFTNLKASTSAEVAHFIKQLLETSPDILREYLIHLQEHMINVITASTPGARNIHIMIEFLLIILTDVPKDFICNGKLFEFLARVGALTRDVSVIARDLEEKSKKGESTNETNRATLDLLENIELLKREVKDVYLKAPDLSQLCFPRIDGPLFMHLLLRHLNDLLNSNAYLVALIKEEIRLVKEDLEFLRSFFGIVEQELYKVLWARVSDVAYETKDVIDSIIVRDNGLLHLIFSLPFAIEKINLFKKEISNLIEKIPKNMGVIVVNSPNKPVARKSSISGKIIVGFEEETYLIIKKLTSGPKTLDVISITGMPGSGKTTLAYKVYNDKSVFGHFDIRAWCTIDQKYDEMELLKKLFNQVVGSSSKFGKNIDVVDELRKYLFGKRYLIVLDDLWDTAAWDELTRPFPEVEKGSRIILTTRETKVALHAQRHSDPLDLRLLRLEESMELLEKRVFGKESFPDELLDVGEEIVQNCKGLPLVVDLIAGVIARKEKKRSVWLEVRNNLNSFIFQKEEDVMKVIALSYDLLPDPLKLCLLYFASYEKDRAIPVEVLKRFWRAEGFAEHTEMNSVEEVMDVYLDNLISSSLVISFNEIGKIRTCQIHDLVHDFCLIKTREEKLFDELSSSAPSSSSSDLMPRQMNIRYSEGHKNFILFDSKNKRHSGYKHLYSLRITGHIYHDKSPYDICHLRHLRLLRVLQLDRVFITVNDSLLNEICTLVHLRYLDIRTKVKSLPSSFSNLLNLETLWVSKYGLPLVILPTIWNLVKLRVLGIDNCSFFDLDKNEPILTAEDSKSENLRLIQGLKLSYSKDTEDIFKRFPNLQELRFNLKESWDCSTGRYWFPKLDFLNELESLKVTFESSNSNDSALSVVTNRLWDFHFSSSLKMLCLREFPLTSDSLSTIGKLSNLEELYLKDAIIEGEEWNMGEEDTFQKLKCLTLQRMTLAKWEVREESFPALEKLRLQHCRKLEEIPPSFGDICSLKSIELKWSSQLEESALKIKQNVEDMMGEDRIQLLVYKS from the exons ATGAACAAG GTTGTTATTGAGGCAACTCCATTGGAATATTTAACAGGCATCAAGGGGACATTTGGACGTTGTGGTAGCTATTCGGTTATAAAATCTCTATGTTTTATAACTAATGCAAAGAATTATGGACCATTTGGGTGTGAGGCGGGAACCCCATTTTCACTTGTGATGAAAGAAGGTGGAGCTATTGTGGGATTTCACGGGCGTTGTGGAGCGTATCTTGATGCTATTGGTGTTTATTTGCGGAAACTTactcctcccactttatcaaaggAACCTGAAGCTAAAAACATTGAGCCAAATGAACATGTGGTTGAAGAAATTGAAATCCATGAC GAAAATCAAGTGAGTTACGATCAAGCGAACTCAATATTGGTGGAGCCCTGGGGGGGCAATACTGGtggatcggaatggaattacaGGCTGAAAAGTCCCATTAAAGAAATATTGATTGCTCATGGAGATTTTATACACTCCATCATTTTCAGAACCATTACTGAACAAGGTTCTACCATAGACTCACCAAAGTTTGGTGGGGATGGAGGTCGAAGAGACAAG GTTGTTATTAAGGCGTCTCCATTGGTATATTTAACAGGCATCAAGGGGACATTTGGACGTTGTGGTAGCTATTCGGTTATAAAATCTCTATGTTTTATAACTAATGCACAGAATTATGGACCATTTGGGTCTGAGGCTGGAACCCCATTTTCACTTGTGATAAAAGAAGGTGGAGCTATTGAGGGATTTCACGGGCATTGTGGAGCATACCTTGATGCTATTGGTGTTTATTTGCAGAAACTTACTCCCCCTGCTTCGGCACATGAACCTGAAGATAAAACAATTGAGCCAAATGAACCAATGGTTGAAGAAATAATTGAAACACATGAC GGATCAGGATCAGGTGATCATAAGAAAGGGAAGATAACAAAATATGAAAGTAAATTGCCAACAATG GAAAATCAAGTGAGTTACGATCAAGCAGACTCAATATTGGTGGAGCCATGGGGAGGCAATATTGGTGGATCAGAATGGAATTACAAGTTGAAAAGTCCCATTAAAGAAATATTGATTGCTCATGGAGATGTTATAGACTCCATCATGTTTAGAACCATTACTGAACAAGGTACTACCATAGACTCACCAAAGTTTGGTGGGAATGGAGGTCGAATATATAAG GTCGTTATTGAGGCAACTCCATTGGAACATTTAACGGGCATCAAGGGTACATTTGAATGTTTTGATGGCCATTCGGTTATAAAATCTTTATGTTTTATAACTAATGCAAATAATTATGGACCATTTGGGTCTGAGGCTGGTGGAACCCCATTTTCACTTGTGATGAAAGAAGGTGTAGCTATTGTGGGATTTCACGGGCGTTCTGGGTTGTACCTTGATGCTATTGGTGTTTATTTGCAGAAACTTGCTTCTCCCACTTCAACAAAGGAACATACGGTTGAAGACATTGAAATCCGTGAC CAGGTGTCATTGTCTGCTCTTCGCAAGGACATTGTCAATGTTCTGGATTTCATAGAGAGCTTAAAGaatgaagaaaatcaaaaagcaGTTGACGTGGATCTAATTGAAAAGCTAAAATTGGAGCTGGCAATTTTTTGTACATATGTCCAGCTTTCTTATTTAGATTTGGAAAACTTTAATTATATAATGACTCGCAGAAGACAAGAGGTTGAAACAATTTTATATGATTTTGGCTACTACATGCGGTTGAAACAAGGCATGCATCATATCCATCCTCGCCTCGTGGAGAATATGGAATATTGTATCAGCTCATGTTATCTTGCTAAATCAAGTGCCTCCATGACTGGGGAGCAGTTGGACTTCCTCCTTCTGAATCTCCATCATCTTTCCAAGTATTGGGCTGAACAACTTTCGCCATTCGTGACTGAATACGAGATTCTTCAGAATGTATGTGCCAACATAAGAGATTTCCACGGGTTGATAGTGAATGGTTGTGTTGGGCATGAGATTGTTGAACATGTCCTACCTCAGTTTCAACTAATGGCTCAGAGAGTAGGACGCTTCCATTGGGATGATCAGTTTCCTGGAGATTCTCGACTCTTCAAACTAGCACATCTACTCTTGAAGATTATTCCAATTGAACTGGAGGTTATGCACGTATGTTTTACAAATTTGAAAGCTTCAACATCAGCAGAAGTTGCACACTTTATTAAGCAGCTCCTAGAAACCTCTCCGGACATTCTTAGAGAATATTTGATCCATCTACAAGAGCACATGATAAATGTTATTACCGCTAGCACTCCAGGGGCTCGAAACATTCATATCATGATAGAGTTCCTATTAATCATTCTCACTGATGTGCCTAAGGACTTTATTTGTAATGGCAAGTTGTTTGAATTCCTAGCACGTGTTGGAGCACTCACCAGGGACGTATCAGTTATTGCTCGCGACTTAGAAGAGAAATCAAAGAAAGGAGAGAGTACCAATGAAACAAACCGTGCAACTCTAGACTTGCTCGAAAATATTGAACTCCTGAAGAGAGAAGTCAAAGATGTTTACCTGAAAGCCCCGGACTTATCTCAACTCTGCTTTCCCAGGATTGATGGACCCCTGTTCATGCATCTTCTACTTAGACACTTAAATGATTTGCTCAATTCCAATGCTTATTTAGTTGCTTTgataaaggaagaaatcaggtTGGTGAAAGAAGATCTAGAATTTCTAAGATCTTTCTTTGGGATTGTTGAGCAAGAATTGTATAAAGTTCTCTGGGCACGTGTTTCAGATGTGGCATACGAGACAAAAGATGTTATTGATTCAATTATTGTAAGAGATAATGGTCTCTTACATCTTATTTTCTCACTTCCCTTTGCCATAGAAAAGATCAATCTTTTCAAAAAAGAGATCTCAAATTTGATTGAGAAGATTCCCAAGAACATGGGCGTCATTGTTGTGAACTCTCCCAACAAGCCAGTTGCGCGTAAGTCATCAATATCTGGTAAAATAATCGTAGGTTTTGAAGAGGAGACATACTTGATAATTAAGAAGCTCACCAGTGGACCAAAAACGCTAGATGTCATTTCGATCACTGGTATGCCGGGTTCCGGTAAAACTACTTTGGCGTACAAAGTGTATAATGATAAGTcagtttttggtcattttgacaTCCGTGCATGGTGTACAATCGATCAAAAGTATGACGAGATGGAGTTGCTGAAAAAACTTTTTAATCAAGTTGTTGGCTCATCTTCGAAATTCGGTAAGAATATTGATGTTGTTGATGAGCTACGGAAATATCTGTTTGGAAAGAGGTACCTTATAGTCTTAGATGATTTGTGGGACACTGCAGCATGGGATGAGTTGACAAGACCGTTTCCTGAAGTTGAGAAAGGAAGTCGAATTATTTTGACGACTCGAGAAACGAAAGTGGCTTTGCATGCACAACGCCACAGTGATCCGCTTGATCTTCGATTGCTAAGATTAGAAGAAAGTATGGAGTTATTAGAGAAAAGGGTCTTTGGAAAAGAAAGTTTCCCTGATGAACTACTGGATGTTGGAGAAGAGATAGTCCAAAATTGTAAAGGGCTTCCTTTGGTGGTTGATTTGATTGCTGGAGTCATTGcgaggaaggaaaagaaaaggagtgTGTGGCTTGAAGTTCGAAATAATTTGAATTCCTTCATTTTCCAGAAAGAAGAGGACGTGATGAAGGTTATAGCATTAAGTTATGACCTTTTACCTGATCCCTTAAAGTTGTGCTTACTTTACTTTGCAAGTTATGAGAAGGACAGAGCAATTCCAGTAGAAGTTTTGAAAAGATTCTGGCGTGCCGAAGGATTTGCGGAACACACAGAGATGAACAGTGTGGAAGAAGTGATGGATGTTTATTTGGATAATTTAATTTCCAGTAGCTTGGTAATTTCTTTCAATGAGATAGGTAAAATCCGGACTTGCCAAATTCATGATCTTGTGCATGACTTTTGTTTGATAAAAACAAGAGAGGAAAAGTTGTTTGACGAGTTAAGTTCAAGTGctccatcatcatcttcttcagatctGATGCCACGTCAAATGAACATTAGATATAGTGAGGGGCATAAAAATTTTATCCTGTTCGATTCAAAAAATAAAAGGCATTCTGGTTATAAACACCTCTATTCTTTGAGGATAACTGGACACATATATCATGACAAAAGTCCTTATGATATATGTCACCTAAGACACTTGAGGCTTCTTAGAGTGTTGCAACTGGATAGGGTTTTTATCACGGTGAATGATTCTTTGCTGAATGAAATATGCACATTGGTTCATTTGAGGTACTTAGACATTCGTACAAAAGTTAAATCTCTGCCTTCGTCTTTTTCAAATCTCTTGAATCTGGAAACTCTGTGGGTGAGTAAATATGGACTACCCTTGGTAATATTACCAACAATTTGGaatcttgtaaagttgcgagtaCTGGGCATAGATAATTGTTCTTTCTTCGATTTGGATAAGAATGAGCCAATACTGACTGCAGAGGACTCAAAGTCAGAGAACTTGAGATTAATACAGGGACTCAAACTTTCCTATTCAAAAGACACAGAGGATATTTTCAAAAGGTTTCCCAATCTTCAAGAGCTTAGATTTAATCTCAAGGAATCATGGGATTGTTCAACAGGGCGATATTGGTTCCCGAAATTGGACTTCCTAAATGAACTAGAATCTCTCAAAGTAACttttgaaagttcaaattcaaatgATAGTGCGCTCTCTGTAGTGACAAATCGGCTTTGGGATTTTCACTTCTCTTCGAGTCTGAAAATGTTGTGTTTGCGTGAGTTTCCTCTGACATCCGATTCACTATCAACAATAGGAAAGCTGTCCAACCTTGAAGAGCTGTACCTTAAAGACGCAATCATCGAGGGGGAAGAATGGAACATGGGGGAGGAAGACACCTTCCAAAAACTCAAATGTTTGACGTTGCAGCGAATGACTCTTGCTAAGTGGGAGGTTAGAGAGGAATCCTTTCCTGCGCTTGAGAAATTACGACTGCAGCACTGTCGTAAGCTTGAGGAGATTCCGCCTAGTTTCGGGGATATTTGTTCATTAAAAAGTATCGAACTGAAGTGGAGCTCTCAACTTGAAGAATCTGCTCTGAAGATTAAGCAAAATGTTGAAGATATGATGGGAGAAGACAGGATTCAGCTCCTTGTTTATAAGTCTTGA
- the LOC107786447 gene encoding putative late blight resistance protein homolog R1A-4 isoform X11 has protein sequence MNKVVIEATPLEYLTGIKGTFGRCGSYSVIKSLCFITNAKNYGPFGCEAGTPFSLVMKEGGAIVGFHGRCGAYLDAIGVYLRKLTPPTLSKEPEAKNIEPNEHVVEEIEIHDENQVSYDQANSILVEPWGGNTGGSEWNYRLKSPIKEILIAHGDFIHSIIFRTITEQGSTIDSPKFGGDGGRRDKVVIKASPLVYLTGIKGTFGRCGSYSVIKSLCFITNAQNYGPFGSEAGTPFSLVIKEGGAIEGFHGHCGAYLDAIGVYLQKLTPPASAHEPEDKTIEPNEPMVEEIIETHDGSGSGDHKKGKITKYESKLPTMENQVSYDQADSILVEPWGGNIGGSEWNYKLKSPIKEILIAHGDVIDSIMFRTITEQGTTIDSPKFGGNGGRIYKVVIEATPLEHLTGIKGTFECFDGHSVIKSLCFITNANNYGPFGSEAGGTPFSLVMKEGVAIVGFHGRSGLYLDAIGVYLQKLASPTSTKEHTVEDIEIRDVSLSALRKDIVNVLDFIESLKNEENQKAVDVDLIEKLKLELAIFCTYVQLSYLDLENFNYIMTRRRQEVETILYDFGYYMRLKQGMHHIHPRLVENMEYCISSCYLAKSSASMTGEQLDFLLLNLHHLSKYWAEQLSPFVTEYEILQNVCANIRDFHGLIVNGCVGHEIVEHVLPQFQLMAQRVGRFHWDDQFPGDSRLFKLAHLLLKIIPIELEVMHVCFTNLKASTSAEVAHFIKQLLETSPDILREYLIHLQEHMINVITASTPGARNIHIMIEFLLIILTDVPKDFICNGKLFEFLARVGALTRDVSVIARDLEEKSKKGESTNETNRATLDLLENIELLKREVKDVYLKAPDLSQLCFPRIDGPLFMHLLLRHLNDLLNSNAYLVALIKEEIRLVKEDLEFLRSFFGIVEQELYKVLWARVSDVAYETKDVIDSIIVRDNGLLHLIFSLPFAIEKINLFKKEISNLIEKIPKNMGVIVVNSPNKPVARKSSISGKIIVGFEEETYLIIKKLTSGPKTLDVISITGMPGSGKTTLAYKVYNDKSVFGHFDIRAWCTIDQKYDEMELLKKLFNQVVGSSSKFGKNIDVVDELRKYLFGKRYLIVLDDLWDTAAWDELTRPFPEVEKGSRIILTTRETKVALHAQRHSDPLDLRLLRLEESMELLEKRVFGKESFPDELLDVGEEIVQNCKGLPLVVDLIAGVIARKEKKRSVWLEVRNNLNSFIFQKEEDVMKVIALSYDLLPDPLKLCLLYFASYEKDRAIPVEVLKRFWRAEGFAEHTEMNSVEEVMDVYLDNLISSSLVISFNEIGKIRTCQIHDLVHDFCLIKTREEKLFDELSSSAPSSSSSDLMPRQMNIRYSEGHKNFILFDSKNKRHSGYKHLYSLRITGHIYHDKSPYDICHLRHLRLLRVLQLDRVFITVNDSLLNEICTLVHLRYLDIRTKVKSLPSSFSNLLNLETLWVSKYGLPLVILPTIWNLVKLRVLGIDNCSFFDLDKNEPILTAEDSKSENLRLIQGLKLSYSKDTEDIFKRFPNLQELRFNLKESWDCSTGRYWFPKLDFLNELESLKVTFESSNSNDSALSVVTNRLWDFHFSSSLKMLCLREFPLTSDSLSTIGKLSNLEELYLKDAIIEGEEWNMGEEDTFQKLKCLTLQRMTLAKWEVREESFPALEKLRLQHCRKLEEIPPSFGDICSLKSIELKWSSQLEESALKIKQNVEDMMGEDRIQLLVYKS, from the exons ATGAACAAG GTTGTTATTGAGGCAACTCCATTGGAATATTTAACAGGCATCAAGGGGACATTTGGACGTTGTGGTAGCTATTCGGTTATAAAATCTCTATGTTTTATAACTAATGCAAAGAATTATGGACCATTTGGGTGTGAGGCGGGAACCCCATTTTCACTTGTGATGAAAGAAGGTGGAGCTATTGTGGGATTTCACGGGCGTTGTGGAGCGTATCTTGATGCTATTGGTGTTTATTTGCGGAAACTTactcctcccactttatcaaaggAACCTGAAGCTAAAAACATTGAGCCAAATGAACATGTGGTTGAAGAAATTGAAATCCATGAC GAAAATCAAGTGAGTTACGATCAAGCGAACTCAATATTGGTGGAGCCCTGGGGGGGCAATACTGGtggatcggaatggaattacaGGCTGAAAAGTCCCATTAAAGAAATATTGATTGCTCATGGAGATTTTATACACTCCATCATTTTCAGAACCATTACTGAACAAGGTTCTACCATAGACTCACCAAAGTTTGGTGGGGATGGAGGTCGAAGAGACAAG GTTGTTATTAAGGCGTCTCCATTGGTATATTTAACAGGCATCAAGGGGACATTTGGACGTTGTGGTAGCTATTCGGTTATAAAATCTCTATGTTTTATAACTAATGCACAGAATTATGGACCATTTGGGTCTGAGGCTGGAACCCCATTTTCACTTGTGATAAAAGAAGGTGGAGCTATTGAGGGATTTCACGGGCATTGTGGAGCATACCTTGATGCTATTGGTGTTTATTTGCAGAAACTTACTCCCCCTGCTTCGGCACATGAACCTGAAGATAAAACAATTGAGCCAAATGAACCAATGGTTGAAGAAATAATTGAAACACATGAC GGATCAGGATCAGGTGATCATAAGAAAGGGAAGATAACAAAATATGAAAGTAAATTGCCAACAATG GAAAATCAAGTGAGTTACGATCAAGCAGACTCAATATTGGTGGAGCCATGGGGAGGCAATATTGGTGGATCAGAATGGAATTACAAGTTGAAAAGTCCCATTAAAGAAATATTGATTGCTCATGGAGATGTTATAGACTCCATCATGTTTAGAACCATTACTGAACAAGGTACTACCATAGACTCACCAAAGTTTGGTGGGAATGGAGGTCGAATATATAAG GTCGTTATTGAGGCAACTCCATTGGAACATTTAACGGGCATCAAGGGTACATTTGAATGTTTTGATGGCCATTCGGTTATAAAATCTTTATGTTTTATAACTAATGCAAATAATTATGGACCATTTGGGTCTGAGGCTGGTGGAACCCCATTTTCACTTGTGATGAAAGAAGGTGTAGCTATTGTGGGATTTCACGGGCGTTCTGGGTTGTACCTTGATGCTATTGGTGTTTATTTGCAGAAACTTGCTTCTCCCACTTCAACAAAGGAACATACGGTTGAAGACATTGAAATCCGTGAC GTGTCATTGTCTGCTCTTCGCAAGGACATTGTCAATGTTCTGGATTTCATAGAGAGCTTAAAGaatgaagaaaatcaaaaagcaGTTGACGTGGATCTAATTGAAAAGCTAAAATTGGAGCTGGCAATTTTTTGTACATATGTCCAGCTTTCTTATTTAGATTTGGAAAACTTTAATTATATAATGACTCGCAGAAGACAAGAGGTTGAAACAATTTTATATGATTTTGGCTACTACATGCGGTTGAAACAAGGCATGCATCATATCCATCCTCGCCTCGTGGAGAATATGGAATATTGTATCAGCTCATGTTATCTTGCTAAATCAAGTGCCTCCATGACTGGGGAGCAGTTGGACTTCCTCCTTCTGAATCTCCATCATCTTTCCAAGTATTGGGCTGAACAACTTTCGCCATTCGTGACTGAATACGAGATTCTTCAGAATGTATGTGCCAACATAAGAGATTTCCACGGGTTGATAGTGAATGGTTGTGTTGGGCATGAGATTGTTGAACATGTCCTACCTCAGTTTCAACTAATGGCTCAGAGAGTAGGACGCTTCCATTGGGATGATCAGTTTCCTGGAGATTCTCGACTCTTCAAACTAGCACATCTACTCTTGAAGATTATTCCAATTGAACTGGAGGTTATGCACGTATGTTTTACAAATTTGAAAGCTTCAACATCAGCAGAAGTTGCACACTTTATTAAGCAGCTCCTAGAAACCTCTCCGGACATTCTTAGAGAATATTTGATCCATCTACAAGAGCACATGATAAATGTTATTACCGCTAGCACTCCAGGGGCTCGAAACATTCATATCATGATAGAGTTCCTATTAATCATTCTCACTGATGTGCCTAAGGACTTTATTTGTAATGGCAAGTTGTTTGAATTCCTAGCACGTGTTGGAGCACTCACCAGGGACGTATCAGTTATTGCTCGCGACTTAGAAGAGAAATCAAAGAAAGGAGAGAGTACCAATGAAACAAACCGTGCAACTCTAGACTTGCTCGAAAATATTGAACTCCTGAAGAGAGAAGTCAAAGATGTTTACCTGAAAGCCCCGGACTTATCTCAACTCTGCTTTCCCAGGATTGATGGACCCCTGTTCATGCATCTTCTACTTAGACACTTAAATGATTTGCTCAATTCCAATGCTTATTTAGTTGCTTTgataaaggaagaaatcaggtTGGTGAAAGAAGATCTAGAATTTCTAAGATCTTTCTTTGGGATTGTTGAGCAAGAATTGTATAAAGTTCTCTGGGCACGTGTTTCAGATGTGGCATACGAGACAAAAGATGTTATTGATTCAATTATTGTAAGAGATAATGGTCTCTTACATCTTATTTTCTCACTTCCCTTTGCCATAGAAAAGATCAATCTTTTCAAAAAAGAGATCTCAAATTTGATTGAGAAGATTCCCAAGAACATGGGCGTCATTGTTGTGAACTCTCCCAACAAGCCAGTTGCGCGTAAGTCATCAATATCTGGTAAAATAATCGTAGGTTTTGAAGAGGAGACATACTTGATAATTAAGAAGCTCACCAGTGGACCAAAAACGCTAGATGTCATTTCGATCACTGGTATGCCGGGTTCCGGTAAAACTACTTTGGCGTACAAAGTGTATAATGATAAGTcagtttttggtcattttgacaTCCGTGCATGGTGTACAATCGATCAAAAGTATGACGAGATGGAGTTGCTGAAAAAACTTTTTAATCAAGTTGTTGGCTCATCTTCGAAATTCGGTAAGAATATTGATGTTGTTGATGAGCTACGGAAATATCTGTTTGGAAAGAGGTACCTTATAGTCTTAGATGATTTGTGGGACACTGCAGCATGGGATGAGTTGACAAGACCGTTTCCTGAAGTTGAGAAAGGAAGTCGAATTATTTTGACGACTCGAGAAACGAAAGTGGCTTTGCATGCACAACGCCACAGTGATCCGCTTGATCTTCGATTGCTAAGATTAGAAGAAAGTATGGAGTTATTAGAGAAAAGGGTCTTTGGAAAAGAAAGTTTCCCTGATGAACTACTGGATGTTGGAGAAGAGATAGTCCAAAATTGTAAAGGGCTTCCTTTGGTGGTTGATTTGATTGCTGGAGTCATTGcgaggaaggaaaagaaaaggagtgTGTGGCTTGAAGTTCGAAATAATTTGAATTCCTTCATTTTCCAGAAAGAAGAGGACGTGATGAAGGTTATAGCATTAAGTTATGACCTTTTACCTGATCCCTTAAAGTTGTGCTTACTTTACTTTGCAAGTTATGAGAAGGACAGAGCAATTCCAGTAGAAGTTTTGAAAAGATTCTGGCGTGCCGAAGGATTTGCGGAACACACAGAGATGAACAGTGTGGAAGAAGTGATGGATGTTTATTTGGATAATTTAATTTCCAGTAGCTTGGTAATTTCTTTCAATGAGATAGGTAAAATCCGGACTTGCCAAATTCATGATCTTGTGCATGACTTTTGTTTGATAAAAACAAGAGAGGAAAAGTTGTTTGACGAGTTAAGTTCAAGTGctccatcatcatcttcttcagatctGATGCCACGTCAAATGAACATTAGATATAGTGAGGGGCATAAAAATTTTATCCTGTTCGATTCAAAAAATAAAAGGCATTCTGGTTATAAACACCTCTATTCTTTGAGGATAACTGGACACATATATCATGACAAAAGTCCTTATGATATATGTCACCTAAGACACTTGAGGCTTCTTAGAGTGTTGCAACTGGATAGGGTTTTTATCACGGTGAATGATTCTTTGCTGAATGAAATATGCACATTGGTTCATTTGAGGTACTTAGACATTCGTACAAAAGTTAAATCTCTGCCTTCGTCTTTTTCAAATCTCTTGAATCTGGAAACTCTGTGGGTGAGTAAATATGGACTACCCTTGGTAATATTACCAACAATTTGGaatcttgtaaagttgcgagtaCTGGGCATAGATAATTGTTCTTTCTTCGATTTGGATAAGAATGAGCCAATACTGACTGCAGAGGACTCAAAGTCAGAGAACTTGAGATTAATACAGGGACTCAAACTTTCCTATTCAAAAGACACAGAGGATATTTTCAAAAGGTTTCCCAATCTTCAAGAGCTTAGATTTAATCTCAAGGAATCATGGGATTGTTCAACAGGGCGATATTGGTTCCCGAAATTGGACTTCCTAAATGAACTAGAATCTCTCAAAGTAACttttgaaagttcaaattcaaatgATAGTGCGCTCTCTGTAGTGACAAATCGGCTTTGGGATTTTCACTTCTCTTCGAGTCTGAAAATGTTGTGTTTGCGTGAGTTTCCTCTGACATCCGATTCACTATCAACAATAGGAAAGCTGTCCAACCTTGAAGAGCTGTACCTTAAAGACGCAATCATCGAGGGGGAAGAATGGAACATGGGGGAGGAAGACACCTTCCAAAAACTCAAATGTTTGACGTTGCAGCGAATGACTCTTGCTAAGTGGGAGGTTAGAGAGGAATCCTTTCCTGCGCTTGAGAAATTACGACTGCAGCACTGTCGTAAGCTTGAGGAGATTCCGCCTAGTTTCGGGGATATTTGTTCATTAAAAAGTATCGAACTGAAGTGGAGCTCTCAACTTGAAGAATCTGCTCTGAAGATTAAGCAAAATGTTGAAGATATGATGGGAGAAGACAGGATTCAGCTCCTTGTTTATAAGTCTTGA